One window of the Candidatus Jettenia sp. genome contains the following:
- the cas7i gene encoding type I-B CRISPR-associated protein Cas7/Cst2/DevR produces the protein MSNCLNISYIFKTSLGSVNGSFTEGNVATIKKITCLDGKTIPYISGQSQKYAIRTKLREQGFSLSPVFSSENNKGVDITAGDPHFIDDDLFGYMIASKKENRRRTAPVRVSAAIALSPFKGDRDLGTKSKEGIDGQTMEAGGNLFETEIYYNFFKSDILVELDRVGRFKGYELEKKEKNAKPDPIELPLQERKKRVIALLESFKTLWGGGKQSRFMTDLSPKFIVYTRQSRKIPVLLESLSLDKNEVIDIDTILEVFQDSSFIDHTIVGLRSGIFSNDEEIKTRLSEAGYQIMPINGAINAMIADITSDSVIF, from the coding sequence ATGAGTAACTGCCTGAATATCAGTTATATCTTTAAAACATCCTTAGGAAGTGTCAATGGCAGTTTTACTGAGGGCAATGTAGCTACCATTAAGAAGATTACCTGCCTTGACGGCAAGACCATTCCCTATATTTCTGGTCAGAGCCAAAAATATGCTATTCGGACAAAACTGAGAGAGCAAGGTTTTTCATTATCTCCTGTTTTTTCATCGGAGAATAACAAAGGTGTTGATATTACAGCAGGAGATCCTCATTTTATTGATGATGACCTCTTCGGCTATATGATTGCATCAAAAAAAGAAAATCGCCGAAGGACTGCTCCGGTAAGAGTTTCTGCGGCAATCGCACTTTCTCCGTTTAAAGGAGACCGTGATTTAGGAACCAAATCCAAAGAGGGTATAGACGGACAGACAATGGAGGCTGGTGGTAATTTATTCGAGACTGAAATCTATTATAACTTTTTCAAATCGGATATTTTGGTAGAACTGGATAGAGTAGGAAGATTTAAAGGGTACGAGCTTGAGAAAAAAGAAAAAAACGCAAAGCCCGATCCCATAGAACTACCTCTTCAGGAGCGGAAAAAAAGGGTTATAGCGCTTTTAGAATCTTTTAAGACTCTCTGGGGAGGCGGTAAGCAATCGAGATTTATGACAGATTTATCGCCTAAGTTCATAGTCTATACCCGTCAATCGAGAAAAATTCCTGTTCTTTTAGAGTCCCTGAGTTTGGATAAAAATGAGGTTATTGATATCGACACCATCCTCGAGGTGTTTCAGGATTCATCCTTTATTGACCATACGATTGTTGGGCTCCGTAGCGGTATTTTTTCTAATGACGAAGAGATAAAAACCAGATTATCTGAAGCTGGTTATCAGATTATGCCAATCAACGGGGCTATTAACGCCATGATTGCTGATATTACATCTGACAGCGTTATCTTTTAA
- the cas6 gene encoding CRISPR-associated endoribonuclease Cas6 has product MRIKITLSSEKSGLIDFNYQHQIQALIYGFLSRSDPDYSQWLHEQGYIYKRDKRFKLFVFSGITFHKPIKAMRSNGFRYPADLNDLHSLNGFLFNGSQNVPFTFSFQIASPVNKFLQHLIDGIFREGNEIALGYQMVSISRIEILPDPLNSISLHPLESPIFIKKPMPPGQRDMYLFPGDEEYEVFLNRNLTHKYEILYDKSFSGESLKFHFHPVKGKSMKQFTVFKEGLDGNRKYIRIKGTLQPFTVTGPKELIKIGLECGFGQNNSMGCGYVEEYKIV; this is encoded by the coding sequence ATGAGGATAAAGATAACCCTCTCATCAGAAAAATCAGGGCTCATTGATTTTAACTATCAGCATCAGATACAAGCTCTAATCTATGGATTTTTATCCAGATCAGACCCTGATTATTCCCAATGGCTTCATGAACAAGGTTACATTTACAAAAGGGATAAGCGGTTCAAGCTCTTTGTGTTTTCAGGTATAACATTTCACAAACCAATCAAGGCCATGCGTTCTAATGGTTTCCGTTACCCAGCCGATTTGAATGACTTACATAGCTTGAATGGCTTTTTGTTCAATGGCTCTCAGAACGTTCCTTTTACATTTTCTTTTCAAATCGCTTCTCCAGTCAATAAATTTCTTCAGCACTTGATTGATGGGATATTCCGGGAAGGAAATGAAATTGCCCTGGGATATCAAATGGTCTCTATCTCCAGAATTGAGATTCTTCCAGACCCATTAAACAGCATAAGCTTACACCCTTTAGAATCTCCTATTTTTATTAAGAAACCTATGCCTCCTGGACAGAGAGACATGTATCTATTTCCGGGAGATGAAGAATACGAAGTATTCCTTAATCGAAACCTTACCCATAAATATGAAATCCTCTACGATAAATCTTTTTCGGGCGAATCATTAAAGTTTCATTTCCATCCTGTCAAAGGGAAATCCATGAAACAGTTTACCGTCTTTAAGGAAGGATTGGATGGCAATAGAAAGTACATTCGTATAAAAGGAACATTACAGCCTTTTACCGTAACCGGTCCGAAAGAATTAATTAAAATTGGTCTTGAATGTGGCTTCGGACAAAACAATAGCATGGGATGTGGATATGTAGAAGAATATAAGATAGTTTAA